Proteins encoded by one window of Sphaerodactylus townsendi isolate TG3544 linkage group LG04, MPM_Stown_v2.3, whole genome shotgun sequence:
- the ECI1 gene encoding enoyl-CoA delta isomerase 1, mitochondrial gives MAGRAAWACRAWRPPLRRRLDGPPRALAGAPPRRLFSGPAVQVELQEGAGVAVMKLKSPPVNSLSLELLTEFTISLEKLENDKACRGVILTSAVPHIFSAGLDITEMHGKSPEHYAEFWKAVQEMWLKLYKSSLVTVAAINGSSPAGGCLMALSCDYRIMAENPKYSIGLNETQLGIVAPFWFKDALVSTIGHRAAEQSLQLGLLYPASDALKVGLVDQLVPEERLQSAATQVMAQWLATPDHARQITKSMMRKEVVDRLLKHRDADIQNFVQFISRDSIQKSLQMYIERLKQRKT, from the exons ATGGCGGGCAGGGCGGCCTGGGCCTGCCGAGCTTGGCGGCCGCCCCTCCGTCGGCGCCTGGACGGGCCCCCCCGGGCTCTGGCGGGCGCGCCTCCGCGGCGGCTCTTCAGCGGCCCCGCCGTCCAGGTGGAGCTGCAGGAGGGCGCAG GGGTGGCAGTGATGAAGCTGAAGAGCCCTCCCGTGAACAGCCTCAGCCTGGAGCTGCTCACAGAGTTCACCATCAGCCTGGAGAAGCTGGAGAATGACAAGGCCTGTCGAGGCGTCATCCTGACCTCG GCTGTCCCCCACATCTTCTCGGCCGGGCTGGACATCACTGAGATGCACGGCAAGAGCCCGGAGCATTATGCGGAGTTCTGGAAGGCCGTGCAGGAGATGTGGCTGAAGCTGTACAAGTCCAGTCTGGTGACGGTTGCTGCAATCAAC GGTTCCAGCCCTGCCGGTGGCTGTCTCATGGCGCTCTCGTGCGATTACAGGATCATGGCCGAGAATCCCAAATACAGCATTGGTCTGAATGAGACGCAGCTGGGAATTGTTGCGCCTTTCTG GTTCAAAGACGCGCTGGTGAGCACCATTGGCCACAGGGCTGCAGAGCAATCCCTGCAGCTCGGGCTCCTCTACCCTGCCTCGGACGCCCTCAAAGTTGGCCTGGTGGATCAGTTGGTGCCTGAAGAGAGGCTCCAGAGTGCAGCGACGCAGGTGATGGCTCAGTGGTTGGCCACTCCAG ATCACGCCCGCCAGATTACCAAGTCCATGATGCGGAAGGAAGTAGTGGATCGCCTGCTGAAGCATCGGGACGCCGACATCCAGAACTTTGTCCAGTTCATCTCCAGGGACTCCATCCAGAAGTCCCTCCAGATGTACATTGAGAGGCTGAAGCAGAGGAAAACCTAA